One Thauera sp. K11 DNA window includes the following coding sequences:
- the panC gene encoding pantoate--beta-alanine ligase translates to MQIHSTIESLRAARAGAGKVAFVPTMGNLHEGHIALMRQARQHAGTVVASIFVNRLQFGAGEDFDHYPRTLQADCEKLEAAGVAHLFAPDETVMYPQPQRYLVEPAPAHVSILEGEFRPGHFGGMATVVLKLLNIVQPDVALFGRKDYQQLMIIANMAREFALPVEIVAGDTVRAEDGLALSSRNGYLSAAERAEAPRLYRTLARVRDAVRAGDHDLSKLETEAMAELAAHGWAPDYVAVRRRADLQPALHPHDPLVVLAAAKLGRTRLIDNLEI, encoded by the coding sequence ATGCAGATCCACTCCACCATCGAAAGCCTGCGTGCCGCCCGTGCCGGCGCCGGCAAGGTCGCTTTCGTCCCCACCATGGGCAACCTGCACGAGGGCCATATCGCCCTGATGCGGCAGGCCCGCCAGCATGCCGGCACCGTGGTGGCGAGCATCTTCGTGAATCGCCTGCAGTTCGGCGCCGGCGAAGACTTCGACCACTATCCGCGCACGCTGCAGGCCGACTGCGAGAAGCTAGAGGCCGCGGGCGTGGCGCATCTCTTCGCGCCCGACGAGACGGTGATGTACCCGCAGCCGCAGCGCTACCTGGTGGAGCCGGCGCCGGCCCACGTCTCCATCCTCGAAGGCGAGTTCCGCCCCGGCCATTTCGGCGGCATGGCGACGGTGGTGCTGAAGCTGCTGAACATCGTGCAGCCCGACGTGGCGCTGTTCGGCAGGAAGGACTACCAGCAACTGATGATCATCGCCAACATGGCGCGCGAGTTCGCGCTGCCGGTCGAGATCGTCGCCGGCGACACGGTGCGCGCCGAGGACGGGCTGGCGCTGTCGTCGCGCAACGGCTACCTGAGCGCCGCGGAACGCGCCGAGGCGCCGCGCCTGTACCGGACGCTGGCGCGCGTGCGCGACGCGGTGCGCGCGGGCGACCACGACCTCTCGAAGCTCGAAACCGAGGCGATGGCCGAACTCGCCGCGCACGGCTGGGCGCCGGATTACGTCGCGGTGCGCCGCCGCGCCGACCTGCAGCCCGCGCTTCACCCGCACGACCCGCTGGTGGTGCTGGCCG
- the panB gene encoding 3-methyl-2-oxobutanoate hydroxymethyltransferase — MSYLQDQKPVTLFELGKMRAEGRKIAMLTAYDRSFAALCGRAGVDAVLVGDSLGNVLQGQKSTLPVTLEHMAYHTECVARADGRAFVITDMPFGSYHENREQAMRSAARLMAAGAQMVKLEGGEFMADTIRFLVERGVPVCAHIGLTPQSVHQLGGYRVQGRGEEGAARLRADALALEQAGAALMVMEMVPATVAKDVTASLASMATIGIGAGPDCDGQVLVLHDMLGVFPGRTARFVRNFMDGAAGVEDAVSRYVAAVKDGSFPAAEHCY, encoded by the coding sequence ATGAGCTACCTGCAGGATCAGAAACCGGTCACGCTTTTCGAGCTGGGCAAGATGCGCGCCGAAGGCCGCAAGATCGCCATGCTCACCGCCTATGACCGCAGTTTCGCCGCGCTGTGCGGACGGGCCGGCGTCGACGCGGTACTGGTCGGCGACTCGCTGGGCAACGTCTTGCAGGGGCAGAAATCCACCCTGCCCGTGACCCTGGAGCACATGGCCTACCACACAGAGTGCGTCGCCCGCGCCGACGGCCGCGCCTTCGTGATCACCGACATGCCCTTCGGCAGCTACCACGAGAACCGCGAGCAGGCCATGCGCAGCGCCGCGCGCCTGATGGCCGCGGGCGCCCAGATGGTGAAGCTGGAAGGCGGCGAATTCATGGCCGACACCATCCGCTTCCTGGTCGAGCGCGGCGTGCCGGTATGCGCCCACATCGGCCTGACGCCGCAGTCGGTGCACCAGCTGGGCGGCTACCGGGTGCAGGGTCGCGGTGAGGAAGGCGCCGCCCGCCTGCGGGCCGACGCGCTCGCGCTGGAACAGGCCGGCGCCGCGCTGATGGTCATGGAAATGGTTCCGGCCACGGTGGCGAAGGACGTCACCGCCAGCCTGGCGTCGATGGCCACGATAGGCATCGGCGCGGGCCCCGATTGCGACGGCCAGGTGCTGGTCCTGCACGACATGCTGGGCGTGTTCCCCGGCAGGACGGCGCGCTTCGTGCGCAACTTCATGGACGGCGCCGCCGGCGTCGAGGACGCGGTGTCGCGCTACGTCGCCGCGGTGAAGGACGGCAGCTTCCCCGCCGCCGAACACTGCTACTGA
- a CDS encoding deoxynucleoside kinase, translated as MLDKARYIVVEGPIGAGKTSLAKRLAERLSAESLFEQAESNPFLARFYQNPERWAMATELSFFFQRIDQVVAQLGELTGERRVVSDFILEKDTLFAGLNLSDDEFALYQRIFDSLRPAAPPSPDLVIYLQAKPDTLMERIRRRGNDAERRITETYLERVAERYARFFYQYDAAPLFVVDAGVLNPVDKDEDFELLVERLRDMRGYREFFGYAG; from the coding sequence ATGCTCGACAAAGCGCGGTACATCGTCGTCGAAGGCCCGATCGGAGCCGGCAAGACATCGCTCGCCAAGCGCCTCGCCGAACGCCTGTCCGCGGAAAGCCTGTTCGAGCAGGCCGAAAGCAACCCCTTCCTCGCCCGCTTCTACCAGAACCCCGAGCGCTGGGCGATGGCCACCGAGCTGTCGTTCTTCTTCCAGCGCATCGACCAGGTCGTCGCCCAGCTCGGCGAACTCACCGGCGAGCGGCGCGTGGTGTCGGACTTCATCCTGGAAAAGGACACGCTCTTCGCCGGCCTCAATCTCAGCGACGACGAGTTCGCGCTCTACCAGCGCATCTTCGACAGCCTGCGTCCGGCCGCGCCGCCCAGTCCCGACCTCGTGATCTACCTGCAGGCCAAACCCGACACGCTGATGGAGCGCATCCGGCGCCGCGGCAACGACGCCGAACGGCGCATCACCGAAACCTACCTCGAGCGCGTCGCCGAGCGCTACGCCCGCTTCTTCTACCAGTACGACGCCGCGCCGCTGTTCGTCGTCGATGCCGGGGTGCTCAATCCGGTCGACAAGGACGAAGACTTCGAACTGCTCGTCGAACGCCTGCGCGACATGCGCGGCTACCGCGAATTCTTCGGCTACGCCGGCTGA
- a CDS encoding DMT family protein has translation MPAWPQSATPLLAAPAWLQTALLLTASNVFMTFAWYGHLKNMQGRAWYVAALASWSIALFEYLLQVPANRIGATALNLGQLKIMQEVITLLVFVPFAVLYMKQPLKLDYLWAGLCMLGAVYFMFRN, from the coding sequence ATGCCCGCCTGGCCGCAATCCGCCACCCCGCTGCTCGCCGCCCCCGCCTGGCTGCAGACCGCGCTGCTGCTGACCGCCTCGAACGTGTTCATGACCTTCGCCTGGTACGGCCACCTGAAGAACATGCAGGGCAGGGCCTGGTACGTCGCCGCCCTGGCGAGCTGGTCGATCGCCCTGTTCGAATACCTGCTGCAGGTGCCCGCCAACCGCATCGGCGCCACCGCGCTGAACCTCGGGCAACTGAAGATCATGCAGGAAGTCATCACCTTGCTGGTCTTCGTGCCCTTCGCCGTGCTGTACATGAAGCAGCCGCTCAAGCTTGACTATCTCTGGGCCGGCTTGTGTATGCTTGGCGCGGTCTATTTCATGTTCCGCAACTGA
- the folK gene encoding 2-amino-4-hydroxy-6-hydroxymethyldihydropteridine diphosphokinase — protein MSTQARVRAYIAFGANLGDPAAAFRLAVERLAALPRTRIAAQSSLYRSAPVGVAGDHPDYINAVIALDTGLTPQALLAALLAIEHEGGRTRPARLAPRTMDLDLLLHGDAVIDEPGLVVPHPRMHERAFVLQPLAEIAADTVIPGHGAVLALLAGVGDQNVVRL, from the coding sequence GTGAGCACGCAGGCGCGGGTCCGCGCCTACATCGCCTTCGGCGCCAACCTCGGCGACCCCGCCGCGGCGTTCCGCCTCGCCGTCGAGCGCCTCGCCGCGCTGCCCCGGACACGGATCGCCGCGCAGTCTTCGCTGTACCGCAGCGCACCGGTCGGCGTGGCGGGCGACCACCCGGACTACATCAACGCGGTGATCGCCCTGGACACCGGCCTGACGCCGCAGGCGCTGCTCGCGGCCCTGCTCGCCATCGAGCACGAAGGCGGCCGCACGCGCCCCGCCCGCCTCGCGCCGCGCACGATGGATCTCGACCTGCTGCTGCACGGCGACGCGGTCATCGACGAACCCGGGCTGGTGGTGCCGCATCCGCGCATGCACGAGCGCGCCTTCGTACTGCAGCCGCTCGCGGAGATCGCCGCCGATACGGTCATCCCCGGCCACGGCGCGGTGCTCGCGCTGCTCGCCGGCGTCGGCGACCAGAACGTCGTCCGGCTCTGA